The Halorhodospira halophila SL1 genomic sequence CTTCGGCATCGGCGTCGAGTTCCGGCGGCCCGGCGAAGACACGCTTGGCCCAGTCCCGGGCCTCCGCCGGGAAGCGCACGTTGCCCCGCACCGCGTTGACCAGGTCTTCGGCGTATCCCGGGGGGACCAGGGCGTCGATTCCCATCCACGGCCGCAGCCGTCGCACCGAGCTGCCGTGTACGGCCTCCTCCTGCCAGTGCCGCAGGTGGTCAGGATCAAAGCGCGACGGCGCCGTGCTAATACGCGCCGGGTCGAACCCCTCGGCGAGGCCCGCGAGATCGAGCAGCGCCTCGGACTCGCAGGTGTGGCCCACACGCGCCAGGTAATTGAGCATCGCCTCGGGCAGGTAGCCGTCGCGAGCCAGTTCCCCGACCGAGCGGCTGCCGTTGCGTTTGGACAGCGGCGCGCCGTCGTTCCCGGTGATCAAACCCATGTGACCGTAACGCGGCGCCGCGAGCCCCAGGGCCTGAAGGATCAGCAGCTGCCGCGGGGTATTGGTGAGATGGTCGTCGCCCCTCAGGACGTCGGTGATCCCCATCAGGGCGTCATCGACGGCGTTGGTGAACAGGTAGGCGGCAGTGCCGTCGGCGCGGCGGATGATGAAATCGCCGATATCGTCGGTGCGAAAGCGCTGCTCCCCGTGGATGCGATCCTCGAAGCGCACCTCATCCCCGCTCGGCACCCGAAAGCGCAGCGCCGGCTGCATCCCCTCGGCGCGCTTGCGCGCGACCTCCTCGGCAGTGAGTCGCGCACAGGTCCCCGGGTAACGCGGCGGCTGTCCGGCAGAACGCTGGGCACGGCGGGCCATTTCCAGCTCGCGCTCACTGCAGAAGCAGGGGTAGGCCCACCCCTCCGCCTCGAGCTGGCGGTAGTAGGCGTCGTAGAGGAAGCCCCGCTCGAACTGGTGGTACGGCGGCGCTGGACCGCCCACCTCCGGCCCTTCCTGCCAATCCAGGCCCAGCCAGCGCAGATCGCCCATCAGCGAACGGGTCGCCTCGGGGCTGTAGCGTTCACGGTCGGTATCCTCGATCCGCAGCACGAACCGTCCGCCGTGGCCATAGGCCAGCAGGGCGTTGAACAGCGCCGTACGGAGATTACCGAGGTGCAGGGCCCCGGTCGGGCTCGGTGCGAAGCGGGTCTTAACGGTCATCTCGTTCATGGCGGCGCATTTTAACAGCGTCGCCCGTCTCCGGGGGCATCCCGTCTCCTTGCCCGTTCTGCCGCCTCGGGCGAGACTATCGCTCCGCCAAGACACACGATTCGGACCGACGCCATGCCCCGACCCGTTCTGGTCATCGCCGACCTGCACCTGGACCGCAGCCGCCCGGCCGCCACACAGACTTTCCTGCGCTTCCTTGAAGAGGAAGCGCCGCAGGCCGAGGCCGTCTACATCCTCGGCGACCTGTTCGAGGCGTGGATCGGCGACGATTCGGTCGCTGCCGACGACCCCACCCTGCTGGCCCTGCGCGCCGCAGCGACGACCACGTCCATCCACGTCATGCACGGCAATCGGGACTTCCTGCTCGGCGCTGACTTCGCCACGGCCAGCGGGGTCAACCTTCTACCGGACCCGAGCGTGGTGACCATCCACGGCGAACGCGTCCTGATGATGCACGGCGACAGCCTGTGCACCGGTGACGCCGAATACATGCAGTTCCGCGCCATGGTCCGGGATCCGGCATGGCAGCGGCAGTTCCTCGCCCTGCCCATCGAAGAGCGCCTCGACCAGGCCCGGCAAGCCCGCGGCGCCAGTACCAAGCGGAAC encodes the following:
- a CDS encoding UDP-2,3-diacylglucosamine diphosphatase, translated to MPRPVLVIADLHLDRSRPAATQTFLRFLEEEAPQAEAVYILGDLFEAWIGDDSVAADDPTLLALRAAATTTSIHVMHGNRDFLLGADFATASGVNLLPDPSVVTIHGERVLMMHGDSLCTGDAEYMQFRAMVRDPAWQRQFLALPIEERLDQARQARGASTKRNQQLDEAIMDVTPEAVDTAMRDHGVRWLIHGHTHRPGIHDVKTASGTGKRFVVGDWFDQGSVLRCHSDRWTLETLPHEA
- the gltX gene encoding glutamate--tRNA ligase encodes the protein MNEMTVKTRFAPSPTGALHLGNLRTALFNALLAYGHGGRFVLRIEDTDRERYSPEATRSLMGDLRWLGLDWQEGPEVGGPAPPYHQFERGFLYDAYYRQLEAEGWAYPCFCSERELEMARRAQRSAGQPPRYPGTCARLTAEEVARKRAEGMQPALRFRVPSGDEVRFEDRIHGEQRFRTDDIGDFIIRRADGTAAYLFTNAVDDALMGITDVLRGDDHLTNTPRQLLILQALGLAAPRYGHMGLITGNDGAPLSKRNGSRSVGELARDGYLPEAMLNYLARVGHTCESEALLDLAGLAEGFDPARISTAPSRFDPDHLRHWQEEAVHGSSVRRLRPWMGIDALVPPGYAEDLVNAVRGNVRFPAEARDWAKRVFAGPPELDADAEAAIVSAGAEFFEAAAGAAEEGYTRFKGLTEAVKERTGVKGKQLFMPLRAALTGRCSGPELQPVVDLMGGERVVERLRRAATLAAEQGAQGE